A window from Vigna angularis cultivar LongXiaoDou No.4 chromosome 7, ASM1680809v1, whole genome shotgun sequence encodes these proteins:
- the LOC108337278 gene encoding glutathione S-transferase F9, with translation MVVKVYGPHCASTKRVLVCLIEKEIEFEVVPVDVTKGEHKNPEYLKLQPFGVVPVIQDGDYTLYESRAIMRYYAEKYRSEGVELLGRTAEERGVVEQWLEVEAHNFNPPAYDLAVHVLFGPLLGITPDPKVAEESEAKLVKVLDVYEERLSKSKYLGGDFFSLADISHLPFTDYIVNKMNKGYLIKERKHVSAWWDEISSRPSWKKVIELYQPPI, from the exons ATGGTGGTGAAGGTGTACGGTCCCCACTGTGCTTCCACCAAACGGGTGCTGGTTTGTCTCATTGAGAAGGAGATCGAATTTGAGGTTGTCCCTGTCGATGTCACTAAGGGCGAGCACAAAAATCCCGAGTATCTCAAGTTACAG CCCTTTGGAGTTGTTCCCGTCATCCAAGATGGAGACTACACCTTATATG AATCACGTGCCATAATGAGGTATTATGCAGAGAAATACAGATCTGAAGGGGTTGAGTTGTTAGGGAGGACAGCAGAAGAGAGGGGTGTAGTGGAACAATGGCTGGAAGTTGAAGCACATAACTTTAATCCACCGGCGTATGATTTGGCCGTGCATGTTCTGTTTGGTCCATTATTAGGCATCACTCCAGATCCAAAGGTGGCGGAAGAGAGTGAAGCAAAGCTGGTGAAGGTGTTGGATGTTTATGAGGAGAGACTGTCAAAGAGCAAGTATCTGGGTGGGGATTTCTTCAGTCTTGCTGACATAAGTCATCTTCCATTCACAGATTACATTGTGAATAAGATGAATAAAGGGTATTTGATTAAAGAGAGGAAGCATGTGAGTGCTTGGTGGGATGAGATAAGCAGTAGACCGTCGTGGAAGAAGGTTATCGAACTCTACCAACCTCCGATCTAG
- the LOC128197854 gene encoding uncharacterized protein LOC128197854, giving the protein MAKSVRDNPNMKVMDIRDKVSRKWNVEIFRNMAFRARAMTKDNVEGSFKEQYRRIYDYGHELLRANPGSTIKIKVENSNEECIFNRIYVYLKACKDSFVSCRPIIGLDECFLKGKYGGELLTIVGRDENEQILPIAYVVVEVENKDSWTWFLELLIADLGGEAVCGACTFISDQQKGLLPAIQDLLPRVDQRFSVRHLYSNFRKKFPGKDLKHMMWRATTTTYPQLWEAEMRKIKEINVDAFQYLIAIPPGSRFSPRSQYDTLVNNMCEGFNSVLVSNRCKPLINMLEDIRVYIMKRWATNRTKMGLYQGFVCPKVLNRFEKQSWLTRYWLPRWSSNQLFEVLHISQFGEQFVVNIENKDYNCRKWKSTYEETYNTIIYPINGQLHWDITSYPDVLPQRRGQCQEDPIKNED; this is encoded by the exons ATGGCAAAATCTGTCAGAGATAACCCTAATATGAAGGTGATGGACATTAGGGACAAAGTAAGTAGGAAATGGAATGTAGAAATCTTTAGAAATATGGCTTTTAGGGCAAGAGCCATGACAAAAGATAATGTTGAGGGGTCATTCAAGGAACAATATAGAAGAATCTATGATTATGGTCATGAACTTCTGAGAGCAAATCCAGGTTCAACAATCAAAATAAAGGTTGAAAATAGTAATGAAGAGTGTATATTCAATAGAATTTATGTATACTTGAAAGCATGCAAAGATAGCTTCGTTAGTTGTAGACCCATCATTGGATTAGATGAATGCTTTTTGAAAGGCAAGTATGGAGGGGAGTTACTAACAATAGTTGGAagagatgaaaatgaacaaattcTTCCTATTGCATATGTTGTTGTTGAggtagaaaacaaagactcatGGACTTGGTTTTTGGAGCTTCTCATTGCAGACCTTGGTGGGGAAGCTGTTTGTGGAGCATGTACATTTatttcagaccaacaaaag GGACTTTTGCCAGCAATTCAAGATCTTCTACCTAGGGTAGACCAAAGATTTTCTGTTAGACATTTGTATTCCAACTTCAGAAAGAAATTTCCTGGAAAAGATCTTAAACATATGATGTGGAGGGCAACAACAACCACATATCCACAACTATGGGAGGCTGAAATGAGGAAAATTAAAGAGATAAATGTAGACGCATTTCAATACTTGATTGCAATTCCACCTGG ATCTAGATTCAGTCCTAGATCACAATATGACACTCTTGTCAACAACATGTGTGAGGGGTTCAACAGTGTGCTAGTTAGTAATAGGTGTAAGCCACTTATCAATATGTTAGAAGACATTAGGGTTTACATCATGAAGAGATGGGCTACAAACAGGACAAAAATGGGTTTGTATCAAGGTTTTGTGTGCCCTAAGGTTCTCAACAGATTCGAAAAGCAGTCATGGTTAACCAGATATTGGTTACCAAG ATGGTCATCAAATCAGTTATTTGAAGTCTTACACATTTCACAATTTGGGGAGCAATTTGTTGTCAATATTGAAAACAAGGACTACAATTGTAGAAAGTG GAAGTCTACTTATGAAGAGACCTACAACACCATCATTTATCCTATTAATGGTCAACTTCACTGGGACATAACTTCATATCCAGATGTGTTACCCCAAAGAAGAGGACAATGTCAGGAAGACCCAATAAAAAACGAAGACTAG
- the LOC128193385 gene encoding disease resistance protein RUN1-like gives MGCVGFSYDVFISFRGEDTRDNFVGHLRKELGRRGILTFHDDRDMGIGESLSPALNNTMEESRIFIVVFSENYASSTWCLDELVRIIQLSKKREKKQVVFPVFYHVHPSDILQDRNVRN, from the coding sequence ATGGGGTGTGTCGGTTTCAGCTACGATGTGTTCATTAGTTTTAGAGGCGAAGATACTAGGGACAATTTTGTAGGGCATCTCCGTAAAGAGTTGGGTAGGAGGGGAATACTCACTTTCCATGATGACAGGGACATGGGGATAGGGGAAAGTCTTTCACCTGCTCTCAACAACACCATGGAAGAATCTAGGATTTTCATTGTTGTGTTTTCTGAGAACTATGCATCTTCCACATGGTGTCTCGATGAACTTGTCAGGATCATCCAGCTCTCCAAGAAGAGGGAGAAGAAGCAAGTTGTTTTCCCAGTGTTCTACCATGTACATCCATCAGATATACTGCAAGACAGAAATGTAAGAAATTGA
- the LOC108336517 gene encoding uncharacterized protein LOC108336517 — protein sequence MVMPFITEIPEWFHFVGVGRIPSFWIRGKFPNIVLAMIFHFQNESERNKLVRRRLVDLRLLINGRNAPGKGYQDFEIEAEHILICDLRVLFSEKEWFGLDAFVENEWNLVQVEYEASSSLMISGWGAFVYDEGSNMKDVAFTCPNPTYSDKKPPTITPDKDPMEKYKKRIRELRLDEIFKKTLTEWQENKERGGDRSHDDCIRMALGQIKKISEDAEDALNSKGSALEDPNSYLRWLLDTLENDYGKPKEIIKGDLALVVQKHSATGKKKDNVGEASCSKHHGRKEEEGYDPVVEAPSIPFYTSVVREQRVNDSIEGDLPEDIVMELFCEGMRDGLVEAQNKFPSLDIAESSNAVLEKGYKVRWAPEVEEQISVEDRIYTTGIYYGLKEAKLRFPDLEMWATINTVAKRKGIEGIFVSPSQENLEFPHLDWSTVKVPPSDDPLMQILKQQSNFEGEVMSKLFWKLKEEHEALRNKFAELDDGNENEYDECVEKREEKRDGVGKYEEISGVLRGRGEEIERLYEAGVEGFKRSEEFEDVMGAIYLNGLTAGLLEAQALLLNLLTGHRN from the coding sequence ATGGTGATGCCATTTATAACTGAGATTCCAGAATGGTTTCACTTTGTGGGGGTGGGAAGGATTCCTAGTTTCTGGATTCGTGGCAAGTTCCCTAACATTGTTCTAGCCATGATCTTCCACTTCCAAAATGAGAGTGAAAGGAACAAATTAGTTCGCCGTCGCCTTGTTGATCTTCGTTTACTTATCAACGGTCGAAATGCTCCTGGCAAAGGGTACCAGGACTTCGAAATTGAAGCAGAACACATCTTGATCTGTGATCTACGAGTTTTGTTCAGTGAGAAGGAGTGGTTTGGGCTTGATGCATTTGTGGAGAATGAGTGGAATCTGGTACAGGTTGAGTATGAAGCCAGTTCGTCGTTGATGATAAGTGGTTGGGGAGCGTTTGTGTATGATGAAGGAAGCAACATGAAAGATGTCGCATTTACTTGTCCGAATCCCACGTATTCAGACAAGAAACCACCGACAATAACTCCTGATAAAGATCCTATGGAGAAGTATAAAAAGAGGATACGGGAGCTACGTCTGGACGAAATATTTAAGAAGACGTTGACGGAATGGCAAGAGAACAAAGAAAGAGGAGGGGACAGGAGTCATGACGATTGCATCCGTATGGCATTGGGACAAATAAAGAAGATATCAGAGGATGCTGAGGATGCATTGAATTCAAAAGGGTCAGCTTTAGAAGATCCAAACTCCTACCTGAGGTGGCTGCTAGATACGTtagaaaatgattatggaaagCCTAAAGAGATTATCAAAGGTGATCTGGCGTTGGTAGTACAAAAGCATTCAGCGACAGGGAAGAAGAAGGATAATGTAGGAGAAGCTTCATGCTCTAAGCATCATGGAAGAAAGGAGGAAGAAGGGTACGATCCTGTGGTGGAAGCCCCAAGTATCCCTTTTTATACTTCAGTAGTCAGAGAACAAAGAGTAAACGATTCTATAGAGGGAGATCTGCCGGAGGACATAGTGATGGAATTATTCTGTGAAGGAATGAGGGATGGACTTGTTGAGGCACAGAATAAATTTCCTTCTCTAGATATTGCTGAAAGCAGTAATGCTGTGTTGGAAAAGGGTTATAAGGTTAGATGGGCACCTGAAGTAGAAGAGCAAATATCGGTTGAAGATAGGATATACACGACTGGAATTTACTATGGACTCAAAGAAGCAAAGCTCAGGTTTCCTGATTTGGAAATGTGGGCAACAATAAATACTGTGGCAAAAAGGAAAGGGATCGAAGGAATTTTTGTATCACCCTCTCAAGAAAACCTGGAGTTTCCACATTTGGATTGGAGTACAGTGAAAGTTCCTCCTTCTGACGACCCTCTGATGCAAATATTGAAACAGCAAAGTAATTTTGAAGGCGAGGTGATGAGTAAACTGTTCTGGAAGTTGAAGGAAGAACACGAAGCTTTGCGCAACAAATTTGCAGAACTTGATGatggaaatgaaaatgaatatgatGAGTGTgttgagaagagagaagagaagcgTGATGGTGTGGGAAAATATGAAGAGATAAGTGGTGTTTTGAGAGGAAGAGGTGAAGAAATAGAGAGGCTGTACGAAGCTGGGGTTGAAGGATTCAAGAGATCAGAAGAGTTTGAAGATGTGATGGGTGCAATATACTTGAATGGACTGACGGCAGGACTGCTTGAAGCACAAGCTCTCTTACTTAATCTCCTTACTGGACATAGAAACTGA
- the LOC128193378 gene encoding disease resistance protein Roq1-like — protein MEELQKTLLSEMLEESETKLGSTNKGIYEIKRKLFRKKVLLVLDDVDDKEELENLAGGCDWFGAGSRIIITTREKDVLIAHHVGNIYEMKELDEQHSLELFCWNAFGQGCPKTGFQDVSMRAVDYAKGLALALKVIGSDLATLHEESLDAWEDALEEYEKTPPNKKIQDVLKISYDRLDDDVKQVFLDIACFFKGERMKYVKKILKEFCSTSNMKVLVNKSLITVKNDRLKMHDLIQDMGRQIVRQEAPDNPGERSRIWDYEDVIEILTEDLGSDKIQGIKLDPPKQAEVIWSRTEFGKMKWLRILIVRNTSFSSELQHLPNHLRLLDWDNYPSKSFPQKFHPKKIVVFNLPRSCLTFKEPFKKFSCLSNMDFSYNQRIIEIPDVSELQNLRELRLDHCRNLIAVHQSVGFLKWLSHLSVSECTKLQNFLSRMFLPSLEVFDLNLCERISHFPEIMQETTKPLKIYMINTGIHELPESIGKLIGLVFIDISNNRQLKYLPSNLFMLPNVDSFKIKACSKLGESFRSLVPHPSKVNVRSKLRSLNFQKGNLSDEDLLAIICYFPKLEELIVSENNFVSIPSCINECGDLTSLDLNGCKKLKKIPEFTGLRILDVHHCFYLEEISELPSIVRKVDARFCLKLTKETSHMLWCEVSYLF, from the exons ATGGAAGAACTGCAAAAGACACTTTTATCTGAGATGTTAGAGGAGTCGGAAACTAAGTTGGGAAGTACCAATAAAggaatatatgaaataaaacgAAAGCTTTTCCGAAAGAAAGTTCTTTTGGTTCTTGACGACGTTGACGATAAAGAGGAGTTAGAAAATTTGGCAGGAGGGTGTGATTGGTTTGGTGCAGGTAGTAGGATTATTATAACGACAAGGGAAAAAGATGTCCTGATTGCTCACCATGTTggaaatatttatgaaatgaaGGAACTTGATGAACAACATTCTTTGGAGCTCTTTTGTTGGAATGCCTTCGGACAAGGTTGTCCTAAAACAGGTTTTCAAGATGTGTCTATGCGTGCTGTAGATTACGCCAAAGGTCTTGCACTGGCTTTAAAAGTGATAGGCTCTGACTTAGCTACTCTTCATGAAGAAAGTTTAGATGCCTGGGAAGATGCATTGGAAGAATATGAGAAGACTCCTCCGAATAAAAAGATTCAAGATGTGCTTAAAATAAGCTACGATAGATTGGATGATGATGTCAAACAAGTTTTCTTGGACATAGCTTGCTTCTTTAAAGGGGAGAGAATGAAATATGTGAAAAAGATACTTAAGGAATTTTGTTCAACATCCAACATGAAAGTACTTGTCAATAAATCACTCATAACTGTCAAGAATGACAGACTGAAGATGCATGATCTAATACAAGATATGGGTAGACAGATTGTTAGACAGGAAGCACCAGATAATCCTGGAGAACGTAGCAGAATATGGGATTATGAAGATGTCATTGAAATACTAACAGAAGATTTA GGAAGTGATAAGATTCAAGGGATTAAGCTAGATCCTCCTAAGCAAGCAGAAGTAATATGGAGTCGCACTGAGTTTGGGAAAATGAAATGGCTCAGAATTCTCATTGTTCGAAACACATCATTTTCATCTGAACTTCAACATTTACCAAATCATTTAAGACTACTTGATTGGGATAACTATCCTTCAAAGTCTTTCCCCCAAAAATTCCATCCAAAGAAAATCGTTGTTTTCAATTTGCCTAGAAGTTGTCTAACATTCAAAGAGCCATTCAAG AAATTTTCATGCTTGAGTAATATGGACTTTTCATATAACCAACGTATCATTGAAATACCTGATGTGTCCGAACTTCAGAATCTAAGAGAACTGAGACTTGATCATTGTAGAAACCTAATTGCAGTCCATCAATCTGTTGGATTTCTAAAATGGCTTTCTCATTTAAGTGTTTCAGAATGCacaaaacttcaaaatttcCTGTCCAGAATGTTTCTACCATCTTTAGAAGTCTTTGATCTTAATCTATGTGAAAGAATTAGTCACTTCCCAGAGATAATGCAAGAAACGACAAAGCCATTGAAGATTTATATGATAAATACGGGTATTCATGAGCTTCCAGAATCCATTGGTAAACTTATTGGGCTTGTTTTTATAGACATATCCAATAACAGACAACTTAAATATCTGCCAAGCAACTTATTCATGTTGCCAAATGTTGATTCCTTCAAAATCAAAGCATGTTCGAAACTTGGAGAATCCTTCAGAAGTTTGGTGCCACACCCTTCAAAAGTCAATGTTCGTTCGAAATTACGATCACTGAATTTCCAAAAGGGTAACTTGTCTGATGAAGATCTTCTTGCGATTATTTGCTACTTTCCGAAATTAGAAGAATTGATTGTTTCAGAGAACAATTTTGTATCTATCCCTTCATGCATCAATGAATGTGGTGACTTGACAAGTCTCGATTTAAATGGATGTAAGAAGCTTAAAAAAATTCCAGAATTCACTGGCTTGAGAATTCTTGATGTTCATCATTGTTTCTACCTTGAAGAAATTTCAGAGTTGCCGTCTATTGTTCGGAAAGTAGATGCAAGATTTTGTCTCAAGTTAACAAAAGAGACCTCACATATGCTATGGTGTGAGGTATCATacttgttttaa